One Stenotrophomonas oahuensis genomic region harbors:
- a CDS encoding type II toxin-antitoxin system RelE/ParE family toxin, whose translation MIQSFRCRRTQSLFEGQCPRPFRNFRAAAERKLQMLDSAQTLDFLRSPPGNRLEALAGNRRGQHSIRINAQWRVCCVWTDAGACDVEIVDCH comes from the coding sequence ATGATCCAGTCGTTCCGCTGCCGCCGTACGCAATCCTTGTTCGAAGGCCAATGCCCTCGGCCGTTCCGCAACTTCCGTGCGGCGGCCGAGCGCAAGCTGCAGATGCTCGATTCGGCGCAGACACTGGACTTTCTGCGAAGCCCGCCCGGAAACCGGCTGGAGGCGTTGGCAGGGAACCGGCGCGGACAGCACAGCATCCGCATCAATGCGCAATGGCGGGTGTGTTGCGTATGGACCGATGCCGGTGCCTGCGATGTCGAGATCGTTGACTGCCACTGA
- a CDS encoding lipocalin family protein — translation MSSNRPLRAVLLISLVSLLSACAFGDAKPTPPAEVATTGPGAPIDLQRFMGTWYVIGRVPNPVERGHVASVNEYSLRGDQKVSITYRYRDGFSQPLQELTVRASVDEKSGNHNWRTWFYKVVPTHTRVLEVAPDYSWAMLGYPGREMAWIFARQPDMDKELYKELATRLRDQYGVNTDKLKRVPQHKEQVDRLGFEVPNVR, via the coding sequence ATGTCCTCGAACCGCCCGCTTCGCGCTGTCCTGCTGATCTCGCTGGTGTCGCTGTTGTCCGCCTGCGCGTTCGGCGACGCCAAGCCGACGCCGCCGGCGGAGGTCGCCACCACCGGGCCCGGTGCGCCGATCGACCTGCAGCGCTTCATGGGTACGTGGTATGTGATCGGGCGGGTGCCTAACCCGGTCGAGCGCGGTCATGTGGCCAGCGTCAACGAATACTCACTGCGCGGCGACCAGAAGGTCTCGATCACCTACCGCTATCGCGACGGCTTCTCGCAGCCACTGCAGGAACTGACCGTGCGCGCCTCGGTAGATGAGAAGAGCGGCAACCATAACTGGCGGACCTGGTTCTACAAGGTGGTGCCGACTCACACCCGCGTGCTTGAAGTGGCCCCGGACTACTCCTGGGCGATGCTCGGCTACCCCGGCCGCGAGATGGCCTGGATCTTCGCCCGCCAGCCAGACATGGACAAAGAGCTTTACAAGGAACTGGCCACCCGCCTGCGTGACCAGTACGGGGTCAACACCGACAAGCTCAAGCGCGTGCCGCAGCACAAGGAACAGGTGGACCGGCTGGGCTTCGAGGTTCCGAACGTCCGTTGA
- a CDS encoding methionine ABC transporter permease — protein sequence MNLVAAADGFFRHLDAAKWGDIGQATIDTLLMLGGSLPLTLLIGLPLGVLLFLTGSPQLHRKPVLYGALALVVNLLRSVPFIILMIVLIPITLWMMGTSLGVRGAIVPLVIGAAPFYARLVETALREVDRGVIEASQAMGATTWQLVTRVLLPEARPGLIAGATVTVIALIGFTAMGGAIGSGGLGDLAFRDGYQRSHTDVALVTVVLLLVLVQVLQMLGDWLVTRYTRK from the coding sequence ATGAACCTTGTTGCTGCTGCCGACGGCTTCTTCCGTCACCTCGATGCCGCCAAGTGGGGCGACATCGGCCAGGCCACGATCGACACCCTGCTGATGCTGGGCGGCTCGCTGCCGTTGACCCTGCTGATCGGCCTGCCGCTGGGCGTGCTGCTGTTCCTCACCGGGTCGCCGCAGCTGCACCGCAAGCCGGTGCTGTACGGTGCCCTGGCGCTGGTGGTGAACCTGCTGCGCTCGGTGCCTTTCATCATCCTGATGATCGTGCTGATTCCGATCACCTTGTGGATGATGGGCACCTCGCTGGGCGTGCGCGGTGCGATTGTGCCGCTGGTGATCGGTGCGGCACCGTTCTACGCCCGTCTGGTTGAAACCGCGCTGCGTGAAGTGGATCGCGGCGTGATCGAGGCCAGCCAGGCGATGGGTGCGACGACCTGGCAACTGGTGACCCGTGTCCTGCTTCCCGAAGCCCGGCCCGGTCTGATCGCGGGTGCCACGGTGACCGTGATCGCCCTGATCGGCTTCACCGCCATGGGCGGTGCAATCGGCTCCGGCGGCCTGGGCGACCTGGCCTTCCGCGACGGCTACCAGCGTTCGCACACCGACGTGGCCCTGGTCACCGTAGTCCTGCTGCTGGTGCTGGTGCAGGTGCTGCAGATGCTGGGCGACTGGCTGGTGACGCGTTACACCCGGAAGTGA
- a CDS encoding HigA family addiction module antitoxin: MSRPTNKLRAIHPGEVLREEFLLPLELSINALARALDVPATRLHAIVHETRGITADTAARLARHFGGDAASWLALQAEYDLKTLATWSEIESRVQPRVAA; encoded by the coding sequence ATGAGCCGTCCTACCAACAAGCTACGGGCCATTCATCCGGGCGAGGTGCTGCGGGAAGAGTTCCTGCTGCCGCTGGAGTTGAGCATCAATGCGCTGGCAAGGGCGCTGGATGTGCCCGCCACGCGTCTGCACGCCATCGTGCATGAGACCCGGGGCATCACCGCCGATACGGCGGCCCGCCTTGCGCGTCATTTTGGCGGTGACGCGGCGTCCTGGCTGGCGCTGCAGGCCGAGTACGACCTGAAGACGCTGGCCACCTGGTCCGAAATCGAAAGCCGCGTACAGCCGCGCGTGGCGGCTTGA
- the hslV gene encoding ATP-dependent protease subunit HslV encodes MDPSQNPTVFHATTIVCVRRGEHVAIAGDGQVTLGHTVMKSNARKVRRLGRDGQVLAGFAGAAADAFTLFELFEAKLEKHGQLTRAAVELAKDWRTERRLGKLEALLAVADKETSLIISGTGDVIEPEDGIIAIGSGGSYALSAARALMAHTELDARTIASEAINIAGDICIYTNRNVVVEEL; translated from the coding sequence ATGGACCCCAGTCAGAACCCCACCGTATTCCACGCCACCACCATCGTCTGCGTCCGTCGCGGCGAGCACGTGGCCATTGCCGGCGACGGCCAGGTCACGCTGGGCCACACCGTGATGAAGAGCAACGCGCGCAAGGTGCGCCGCCTCGGCCGTGACGGCCAGGTGCTGGCAGGTTTCGCCGGCGCTGCCGCCGACGCCTTCACCCTGTTCGAGTTGTTTGAAGCCAAGCTGGAGAAGCATGGTCAGCTGACCCGCGCGGCGGTGGAGCTGGCCAAGGACTGGCGCACCGAGCGCCGCCTCGGCAAGCTCGAGGCGCTGCTGGCCGTGGCCGACAAGGAAACCTCGCTGATCATCAGCGGCACCGGCGATGTGATCGAGCCGGAAGACGGCATCATCGCGATCGGCTCCGGCGGTTCGTACGCGTTGTCGGCTGCACGTGCGCTGATGGCGCATACCGAACTGGACGCACGCACGATTGCCAGCGAGGCGATCAATATCGCGGGCGACATCTGCATCTACACCAACCGCAACGTT
- the xerC gene encoding tyrosine recombinase XerC, giving the protein MGAVQEFLGHLQVERRASAHTLDAYRRDLDALGGWADAQGSQPEGLDAEHLRQFIAAEHRRGLAPKSLQRRLSACRSFYAWLLKHHRIDVSPAATLKAPKAPRKLPQVLDADEAVQLVELPTDAPLGLRDRALLELFYSSGLRLSELCALVWRDLDFATGLVNVLGKGNRQRRVPFGRHAREALLGWRAESGAGEAQPVFPGRKGGPITQRAVQIRIRQLAQRQGLFKHVHPHMLRHSFASHILESSGDLRGVQELLGHADIATTQIYTHLDFQHLAKVYDAAHPRAKRRSGGNES; this is encoded by the coding sequence ATGGGCGCGGTGCAGGAGTTCCTGGGGCATCTGCAGGTGGAGCGCCGTGCCTCGGCGCACACCCTGGATGCCTACCGCCGCGATCTGGACGCCCTGGGTGGGTGGGCGGACGCGCAGGGTTCACAGCCCGAGGGCCTGGACGCCGAGCATCTGCGCCAGTTCATAGCGGCAGAGCATCGACGCGGGCTGGCCCCGAAGTCGCTGCAGCGGCGGTTGTCGGCCTGCCGCAGTTTCTATGCCTGGCTGCTCAAGCACCACCGCATTGACGTCAGCCCGGCGGCCACGCTGAAGGCCCCCAAGGCTCCGCGCAAGCTGCCGCAGGTGCTCGACGCTGATGAAGCCGTGCAGCTGGTGGAACTACCCACCGATGCGCCATTGGGGCTGCGTGATCGCGCGCTGCTGGAGCTGTTTTATTCCTCCGGCCTGCGACTGAGTGAATTGTGCGCGCTGGTGTGGCGCGACCTCGATTTCGCCACCGGTCTGGTCAATGTACTCGGCAAGGGCAACCGCCAGCGCCGGGTGCCGTTCGGCCGTCACGCGCGCGAGGCGCTGCTGGGCTGGCGCGCGGAGAGCGGGGCAGGCGAGGCGCAGCCGGTGTTCCCGGGGCGCAAGGGCGGTCCGATCACCCAGCGTGCGGTGCAGATCCGCATCCGCCAACTGGCCCAGCGCCAAGGCCTGTTCAAACATGTCCACCCGCACATGCTGCGGCACAGTTTTGCCAGCCATATCCTGGAATCGTCAGGCGATCTGCGCGGCGTGCAGGAACTGCTGGGGCATGCCGACATCGCCACCACCCAGATCTACACCCATCTGGATTTCCAGCACCTGGCCAAGGTGTACGACGCCGCTCATCCCCGCGCCAAGCGGCGCAGCGGTGGCAACGAAAGCTGA
- the lptM gene encoding LPS translocon maturation chaperone LptM yields the protein MSIPHRRIVLIPLAALALLSLSACGNKGPLVMPQKPVPVEEQAVDPTEEAVPADTDATQDPPVVPDPVEPQLDDDDGNE from the coding sequence ATGAGCATCCCCCATCGCAGAATCGTCCTGATCCCGCTGGCAGCGCTTGCGCTGCTGTCCCTTTCGGCCTGCGGCAACAAGGGCCCGCTGGTCATGCCGCAGAAGCCGGTACCGGTGGAAGAGCAGGCGGTCGATCCGACCGAAGAAGCCGTGCCAGCCGACACCGACGCCACCCAGGACCCGCCGGTGGTACCGGACCCGGTCGAACCGCAGCTGGATGACGATGACGGCAATGAGTAA
- a CDS encoding S9 family peptidase: MKPALCLLVASLMTSTANAAPVLTPPDAEKRPHTVKAPFGATRSDDYYWLRDDKREDKAMLAYLNAENAYTDQVMAPLKPMEDTLYKEIVARIKQDDSSVPARDRGYWYYTRFETGKDYPIQARRKGSMDAPEEILLDVNQMAEGKNYFNVGDADVSQDNHLLAWAEDDVGRRQYVIRFKDLRTGEVLPDRIENVSPNVVWADDNRTLFYVENDPETLLTVRVKKHVLGTPTSSDVLVYEEKDDSFYMGIGRTRDDRFLTIELDSTVSSETRFAPAADPQTFKVLAPRARDVEYSADHFGGRWVIRTNDAGAKNFKVVTAPTDSTARSQWTDWVAHDDSVLVEGFELFDTFSAIAERSNGLERIKLLFADGRQEYVKADEPAYSMGIAANPEPDSVWLRYAYDSMTTPTTTYELNTATGERRQLKQQPVLGYDPSQYTTERVWVTARDGAKVPVSLVYRNGFKKDGTAALYQYAYGSYGMSMDPGFSSSVVSLLDRGVVYAIAHIRGGEEMGRAWYENGKLLHKQNTFNDFVDVTRELVRQGYAANDRVAASGGSAGGLLMGAVANQAAQDYRVMVAQVPFVDVVTTMLDASIPLTTNEYDEWGNPEQREYYDYMLKYSPYDNVSRQAYPAMFIGTGLWDSQVQYWEPAKWVARLRDDNTGSHPIVFRTNMEAGHGGKSGRFQRYHELAESYAFVLDQLGVTAPAAD; the protein is encoded by the coding sequence GTGAAACCTGCCCTCTGCTTACTGGTAGCCAGTCTGATGACCTCCACCGCGAACGCTGCCCCCGTGCTGACCCCACCTGACGCCGAGAAGCGCCCGCATACGGTGAAGGCCCCCTTCGGGGCGACCCGCAGCGATGACTACTACTGGCTGCGTGACGACAAGCGCGAAGACAAGGCGATGCTGGCCTATCTGAATGCGGAAAACGCCTACACCGACCAGGTGATGGCACCGCTCAAGCCGATGGAAGACACGCTGTACAAGGAAATCGTCGCGCGCATCAAGCAGGATGATTCCAGCGTGCCGGCGCGTGATCGCGGCTACTGGTACTACACGCGTTTCGAGACCGGCAAGGACTATCCCATCCAGGCGCGCCGCAAGGGCAGCATGGACGCACCGGAAGAGATCCTGCTGGACGTCAACCAGATGGCTGAAGGCAAGAACTACTTCAATGTCGGCGACGCCGACGTCAGCCAGGACAACCACCTGCTGGCCTGGGCCGAAGATGACGTCGGCCGCCGCCAGTACGTGATCCGCTTCAAGGACCTGCGTACCGGCGAGGTACTGCCGGACCGGATCGAGAATGTGTCCCCCAACGTGGTCTGGGCCGATGACAACCGCACCCTGTTCTACGTGGAGAACGACCCGGAAACCCTGCTCACCGTGCGGGTGAAGAAGCACGTGCTCGGTACGCCGACCAGCAGCGACGTGCTGGTGTACGAAGAAAAAGACGACAGCTTCTACATGGGCATCGGCCGCACCCGCGACGACCGCTTCCTGACCATCGAACTGGACAGCACGGTCAGCTCGGAAACCCGCTTCGCCCCCGCTGCCGACCCGCAGACCTTCAAGGTGCTGGCACCGCGCGCACGCGACGTGGAATACAGCGCCGATCATTTCGGTGGCCGCTGGGTGATCCGCACCAATGATGCCGGCGCGAAGAACTTCAAGGTCGTCACCGCGCCGACCGACAGTACTGCCCGCAGCCAGTGGACCGACTGGGTGGCGCACGACGACAGCGTGCTGGTGGAGGGCTTCGAGCTGTTCGACACCTTCAGCGCCATTGCCGAACGCTCCAACGGACTGGAGCGCATCAAACTGTTGTTCGCCGACGGCCGCCAGGAGTACGTGAAGGCCGACGAGCCGGCGTACTCCATGGGCATCGCTGCCAATCCGGAACCGGACAGCGTGTGGCTGCGTTACGCCTACGATTCGATGACCACGCCCACCACCACCTACGAGCTCAACACCGCCACCGGTGAGCGTCGCCAGCTCAAGCAGCAGCCGGTGCTGGGCTACGACCCGTCGCAGTACACCACCGAACGCGTCTGGGTGACCGCGCGTGACGGTGCCAAGGTGCCGGTGTCGCTCGTTTACCGGAACGGCTTCAAGAAAGACGGCACCGCTGCGCTGTACCAGTACGCCTACGGCAGCTATGGCATGTCGATGGACCCGGGCTTCAGCTCCAGCGTGGTCAGCCTGCTTGACCGCGGCGTCGTGTACGCCATCGCGCACATCCGCGGCGGTGAGGAGATGGGCCGCGCGTGGTACGAGAACGGCAAGCTGCTGCACAAGCAGAACACCTTCAACGACTTTGTCGATGTCACCCGTGAACTGGTCCGCCAGGGATATGCGGCCAACGATCGTGTCGCTGCCTCCGGCGGCAGCGCCGGCGGCCTGCTGATGGGTGCGGTGGCCAACCAGGCCGCGCAGGACTATCGGGTGATGGTGGCGCAGGTGCCGTTCGTGGACGTGGTCACCACCATGCTTGACGCCAGCATTCCGCTCACCACCAACGAGTACGACGAGTGGGGCAACCCGGAGCAGCGCGAATACTACGACTACATGCTGAAGTACTCGCCCTACGACAACGTCAGCCGCCAGGCATACCCGGCCATGTTCATCGGCACCGGGCTGTGGGATTCGCAGGTGCAGTATTGGGAACCGGCCAAGTGGGTGGCCAGGCTGCGTGACGACAACACCGGCAGTCACCCCATCGTGTTCCGCACCAACATGGAGGCGGGGCATGGTGGCAAGTCCGGGCGCTTCCAGCGCTATCACGAGCTGGCCGAGTCATATGCCTTTGTGCTGGACCAGCTGGGCGTGACCGCGCCCGCGGCCGACTGA
- a CDS encoding prolyl oligopeptidase family serine peptidase, translating to MSRFASACLVAGLMSAGAAGAAMAAESPADPYAWLEDVTGEKSLDWVKQQNAKSEGRLAQTPAFKQMEASIREVLDSDAKIPGVQKIGDYYYNFWKDKQHERGLWRRTTLDEYRKPAPKWETVLDLDALNKAENENWVWHGAECLRPDYSRCLIALSRGGADADVTREFDLTSKTWIKDGFFRPESKGGLGWIDRDTVFVYTDFGDGSMTTSGYPRVAKLWKRGTPMSSASVVYEGKADDMYIAALHDDTPGFERNLVSRTLAFYNNELFLRGDDGKLTKIDAPNSAEKGLRKQWLTLELREPWTVGGKTYTAGSLLITKLDDFIAGKRDFEVLFAPTDTTSLAGSSWTKNHLVLNVLDDVKSRLQVLTPTATGWEKSDFVGAPSFGTVAVGAVDADESDAVWMTVTDYLTPTTLALADIGKQPEVLKTMPAFFDAEGKVIEQHFATSKDGTRVPYFVVHAKDMKLDGSNPTLLYGYGGFEISLTPSYSGGMGRAWLEKGGVYVVANIRGGGEYGPRWHQAALKQNRHKAYEDMAAVARDLVTRKITSPKHLGVQGGSNGGLLTGNMLTQYPELFGAVVIQVPLLDMKRYSHLLAGASWMAEYGNPDTADWSYIQTFSPYHLFDPKKSYPPVLFTTSTRDDRVHPGHARKMAAKMIEANKDVTYYENIEGGHGGAANNAQAAHMSALAYSFLWERLK from the coding sequence ATGTCCCGATTCGCTTCCGCCTGCCTGGTGGCAGGTCTGATGTCCGCTGGTGCGGCAGGAGCCGCCATGGCCGCTGAATCCCCCGCCGACCCGTACGCCTGGCTGGAAGACGTCACTGGCGAGAAGTCACTGGACTGGGTGAAGCAGCAGAACGCCAAGTCCGAAGGGCGGCTGGCCCAGACCCCGGCGTTCAAGCAGATGGAAGCCAGCATCCGCGAGGTGCTCGATTCGGACGCCAAGATTCCGGGCGTGCAGAAGATCGGCGACTACTACTACAACTTCTGGAAGGACAAGCAGCATGAGCGCGGCCTGTGGCGGCGCACCACGCTGGACGAGTACCGCAAGCCGGCCCCGAAGTGGGAAACCGTGCTGGACCTGGACGCGCTGAACAAGGCCGAGAACGAAAACTGGGTGTGGCACGGCGCTGAGTGCCTGCGTCCGGACTACAGCCGCTGCCTGATCGCGCTGTCGCGCGGCGGGGCCGATGCCGACGTCACCCGCGAGTTCGACCTGACCAGCAAGACCTGGATCAAGGACGGCTTCTTCCGTCCCGAATCCAAGGGCGGGCTGGGCTGGATCGATCGCGACACGGTGTTCGTCTACACCGATTTCGGCGACGGCAGCATGACCACCTCCGGCTACCCCCGCGTGGCCAAGCTGTGGAAGCGCGGCACGCCGATGAGCAGCGCCAGCGTGGTGTACGAAGGCAAGGCCGACGACATGTACATCGCCGCCCTGCATGACGACACGCCGGGCTTTGAGCGCAACCTGGTCAGCCGCACCCTGGCCTTCTACAACAACGAGCTGTTCCTGCGTGGTGACGACGGCAAGCTCACCAAGATCGACGCGCCGAACTCGGCGGAAAAGGGCCTGCGCAAGCAGTGGCTCACCCTGGAGCTGCGCGAGCCGTGGACCGTGGGGGGCAAGACCTACACCGCCGGTTCGCTGCTGATCACCAAGCTGGACGACTTCATTGCCGGCAAGCGCGACTTTGAGGTCCTGTTTGCCCCGACCGACACCACCTCGCTGGCCGGTTCAAGCTGGACCAAGAACCACCTGGTGCTGAACGTGCTGGACGACGTCAAGAGCCGCCTGCAGGTGCTCACCCCAACCGCCACCGGCTGGGAGAAGAGCGATTTCGTGGGCGCGCCGTCGTTTGGCACCGTGGCCGTGGGTGCGGTCGACGCTGACGAAAGCGATGCGGTGTGGATGACCGTCACCGACTACCTGACCCCGACCACGCTGGCGCTGGCCGACATCGGCAAGCAGCCGGAAGTGCTCAAGACCATGCCGGCGTTCTTCGATGCCGAGGGCAAGGTGATCGAGCAGCACTTCGCCACCAGCAAGGACGGCACCCGCGTGCCGTACTTCGTGGTGCATGCCAAGGACATGAAGCTGGACGGCTCCAACCCGACCCTGCTGTACGGCTACGGCGGCTTTGAGATCTCGCTGACCCCGTCGTACTCCGGCGGCATGGGCCGGGCCTGGCTGGAAAAGGGCGGTGTATACGTCGTCGCCAACATCCGTGGCGGCGGCGAGTACGGCCCGCGCTGGCACCAGGCGGCGCTGAAGCAGAACCGCCACAAGGCGTACGAAGACATGGCCGCGGTCGCCCGTGACCTGGTCACGCGCAAGATCACCTCGCCGAAGCACCTGGGCGTGCAGGGTGGCAGCAACGGTGGCCTGCTCACCGGCAACATGCTCACCCAGTACCCGGAACTGTTTGGCGCGGTGGTGATCCAGGTGCCGCTGCTGGACATGAAGCGCTACAGCCACCTGCTGGCCGGTGCCTCGTGGATGGCCGAGTACGGGAACCCGGACACGGCGGACTGGTCCTACATCCAGACCTTCTCGCCGTATCACCTGTTTGACCCGAAGAAGTCGTACCCGCCGGTGCTGTTCACCACCTCGACCCGTGACGACCGCGTCCACCCGGGCCATGCCCGCAAGATGGCGGCGAAGATGATCGAGGCGAACAAGGACGTGACCTACTACGAGAACATCGAGGGCGGTCACGGTGGTGCGGCGAACAACGCGCAGGCCGCGCACATGTCGGCGCTGGCATACAGCTTCCTGTGGGAACGTCTGAAATAA
- a CDS encoding DUF484 family protein, with protein sequence MSDTAEKIGAHEVASWLRRHPTFLKQFPDLSLTLVVPRDDGPTASLASYQLEVLRDKNRELSRRLADLAANAQINERLAVRTHQLTLALMKQRTAADTLRAMAASLEEDFAGDLVRLVVLRPVEGLEQAPWLQVLAEDSPKLAAFRDCLKDGEPICGRLHPEKNAVLYGERVDEVQSSALLPLPGIGLIAVGSHDGNRFYPGMGTLFLRMMGEALAVALSRFDPA encoded by the coding sequence ATGAGTGACACCGCCGAGAAGATCGGTGCGCATGAAGTGGCCTCCTGGCTGCGCCGGCACCCGACGTTCCTCAAGCAGTTTCCCGACCTGTCGCTGACCCTGGTGGTGCCGCGTGACGACGGCCCTACCGCGTCGCTGGCCAGCTACCAGCTGGAAGTGCTGCGCGACAAGAACCGCGAGCTGTCGCGGCGGCTTGCCGACCTTGCTGCCAATGCGCAGATCAACGAGCGGCTGGCGGTGCGCACCCATCAATTGACCCTCGCCCTGATGAAGCAGCGGACGGCGGCTGACACGCTGCGGGCGATGGCCGCATCGCTGGAAGAAGATTTCGCAGGCGATCTGGTGCGACTGGTGGTGCTGCGCCCGGTGGAGGGCCTGGAGCAGGCTCCGTGGCTGCAGGTGCTGGCGGAAGACAGCCCGAAACTGGCGGCATTCCGCGACTGCCTCAAGGATGGCGAACCGATCTGCGGCCGCCTGCATCCGGAAAAGAACGCGGTGCTGTATGGCGAACGCGTGGACGAAGTGCAGTCCAGCGCGTTGCTGCCGCTGCCGGGCATCGGCCTGATCGCGGTCGGTAGCCATGACGGCAATCGCTTCTATCCCGGCATGGGCACGCTGTTCCTGCGCATGATGGGCGAGGCGCTGGCCGTGGCGCTGTCGCGCTTCGACCCGGCCTGA
- a CDS encoding pyridoxal phosphate-dependent aminotransferase, with amino-acid sequence MSTSLPPAGYSRRSHDIAPFHVMSLLARAQALEQAGHDVIHLEIGEPDFTTADPIVRAGQAALAAGHTRYTAARGLPALRAAIAGFYRQRYNVDLDPERVLVTPGGSGALLLASSLLVDPDRHWLLADPGYPCNRHFLRLVEGAAQLVPVGPQTAYQLTPELVETHWNAASVGALVASPANPTGTVLDAGQLAGLSQALKARAGHLVVDEIYHGLTYGMDAPSVLQVDDDAFVLNSFSKYFGMTGWRLGWLVAPPKAVPELEKLAQNLYISASSIAQHAALACFEPETMVIFEQRRHAFQARRDYLLPALRELGFRIEVEPQGAFYLYCDVSAFTDDAQAFCAHFLETEHVAFTPGLDFGHYRANQHVRLAYTQEIPRLQEAVTRIRRGLERWVR; translated from the coding sequence ATGAGCACCTCTTTGCCTCCGGCAGGCTACAGCCGACGCAGCCACGACATCGCGCCGTTCCACGTCATGTCCCTGCTGGCCCGCGCGCAGGCGCTGGAACAGGCCGGCCACGATGTGATCCATCTGGAAATTGGCGAACCGGACTTCACCACCGCTGACCCGATCGTGCGCGCCGGCCAGGCCGCACTGGCCGCCGGGCACACCCGATACACCGCCGCGCGCGGCCTGCCGGCATTGCGCGCAGCCATCGCCGGTTTCTACCGCCAACGCTACAACGTGGACCTGGACCCGGAACGTGTGCTGGTCACGCCCGGCGGCTCCGGCGCACTGCTGCTGGCCAGCAGCCTGCTGGTGGACCCCGACCGGCACTGGCTGCTGGCCGACCCGGGCTACCCATGCAACCGGCATTTCCTGCGTCTGGTGGAAGGTGCGGCGCAGCTGGTGCCAGTGGGCCCGCAGACCGCCTATCAGTTGACCCCGGAGCTGGTCGAAACGCACTGGAACGCGGCCAGCGTCGGCGCACTGGTGGCATCGCCGGCCAACCCGACCGGCACCGTGCTCGATGCCGGGCAGCTGGCCGGGCTGTCGCAGGCGTTGAAGGCACGCGCCGGGCATCTGGTGGTGGATGAGATCTATCACGGGCTTACCTACGGCATGGACGCACCGAGCGTGCTGCAGGTGGACGACGACGCCTTCGTGCTGAATAGTTTCTCCAAGTATTTCGGCATGACCGGCTGGCGGCTGGGCTGGCTGGTGGCTCCGCCGAAGGCGGTGCCGGAACTGGAGAAGCTGGCGCAGAATCTTTATATCAGCGCGTCCAGCATCGCCCAGCATGCGGCCCTTGCCTGCTTCGAGCCGGAAACGATGGTGATCTTCGAGCAGCGCCGGCATGCCTTCCAGGCGCGGCGCGATTACCTGCTGCCGGCGTTGCGGGAGCTGGGCTTCCGCATCGAAGTCGAGCCGCAGGGCGCGTTCTATCTGTACTGCGACGTCAGTGCGTTCACGGACGACGCGCAGGCGTTCTGTGCGCACTTCCTGGAAACCGAGCACGTGGCGTTTACGCCAGGGCTGGATTTCGGGCATTACCGCGCGAACCAGCATGTGCGGTTGGCGTACACGCAGGAGATTCCGCGGCTGCAGGAAGCGGTGACGCGTATTCGACGTGGTTTGGAGCGTTGGGTGCGCTGA
- the dapF gene encoding diaminopimelate epimerase has translation MSKSASSALRFTKMHGAGNDFVVLDLRDGTPAPTPALAAQLANRHTGVGCDQILTIEPPREAGSVAAYRIWNSDGSQSEQCGNGARCIAAWLVRDGAAEGSTFNIDSPLTTHAIERIGDDQYAVAMGVPRFEPAQVPLLGFARAREEYLLPLQGDQVRFGAVSMGNPHAVVEVGLVDAAPVERLGPLLQQHASFPQSVNVGFVQVLDPQHARLRVYERGVGETLACGSGACAAAVVMMQRGRLQRDAVMSLPGGDLRLRWPADDAPVVMSGPAAFVFEGEWIA, from the coding sequence ATGAGTAAGTCCGCGTCCTCCGCCCTGCGCTTCACCAAGATGCACGGTGCCGGCAACGATTTCGTCGTGCTGGACCTGCGCGATGGCACCCCCGCGCCGACTCCGGCGCTGGCCGCTCAGCTGGCCAACCGCCACACCGGCGTTGGCTGCGACCAGATTCTGACCATTGAACCGCCGCGTGAAGCCGGTTCGGTGGCCGCTTACCGCATCTGGAATTCGGACGGTTCGCAGTCCGAACAGTGCGGCAACGGCGCGCGCTGCATCGCGGCGTGGCTGGTCCGCGACGGTGCCGCCGAAGGCAGTACCTTCAACATTGACAGCCCGCTGACCACCCACGCCATCGAGCGCATTGGCGATGACCAGTACGCGGTGGCCATGGGCGTGCCGCGCTTTGAGCCGGCCCAGGTGCCGCTGCTCGGCTTCGCCCGTGCGCGCGAGGAATACCTGCTGCCGCTGCAGGGCGATCAGGTGCGTTTCGGCGCGGTCTCGATGGGCAACCCGCACGCGGTGGTCGAGGTCGGCCTGGTAGACGCCGCTCCGGTCGAACGGCTCGGGCCGCTGCTGCAGCAGCATGCCAGCTTCCCGCAGTCGGTCAACGTGGGCTTCGTGCAGGTGCTGGACCCGCAGCATGCCCGTCTGCGCGTGTATGAGCGAGGCGTAGGCGAGACCCTGGCCTGTGGCAGCGGTGCCTGCGCTGCGGCGGTGGTGATGATGCAGCGCGGCCGTCTGCAGCGCGATGCGGTGATGTCGCTGCCCGGCGGTGACCTGCGCCTGCGCTGGCCCGCTGACGACGCCCCTGTGGTGATGTCCGGTCCGGCTGCATTCGTCTTTGAAGGGGAGTGGATCGCATGA